The following nucleotide sequence is from Phoenix dactylifera cultivar Barhee BC4 unplaced genomic scaffold, palm_55x_up_171113_PBpolish2nd_filt_p 001689F, whole genome shotgun sequence.
GATGACTTGCAGGGGTACACAGGCGAACCTGTGAATGATTCAAGGCCAACCTATGATCCTATCATGTACTCATACAGTATGAGTTTCCATGGTTCTGAGTAATTAAGTCTGTTCGGATGTCTTCTGAAGGCACAGTAAGATCTCAGGTCCATCAGCTAACGGCAATGAAGTGCATGACACAGCAGGCATGTGCTAAACTCTAAATTCTGATGAAGTGCGATACCAATACGGATCTATTAGCTTGGTTAGCTGCCACTTTCATCATCTTTCAAATGCAATATGTTTGCAAAATGGATACAACAATTATCACCATTTTCATCCATTTAGCCTCTTTGCAGCTGGCCGCATGATGCATGAGTCATTTACTTGATGCTGATGTTCAGgtgtctgttttttttttttttataaaaaagaagGGAGGGAAAAAGAGCTGGTTTGAATGTGGGCTATGATATATGTGGCTGTTGCCTTAAAACTTCTACGGCTGCTGAATTTTGGAATACAAGATTTTCATCATTGCTTACGTCTCCTGGTTATCGCTTCCTAGACCAAACATTAATCTGGGAAGAGGCATAAACAAAGAATGGTTATGCTTGTCAAACTTGCTTACGGCAACAAGTACAACTATTTCAAGAGGGAGCTGTCATAAATTATTCTTTTAACTATTCCTTCGTCGGGTGCAGAGTTGTCAtaaattattcttttcaaaccaaCATAACTATTCGAGGCCTATTATTCCTTCGATGGCAAGCTCTGCCTATTAGTCTTAAGTCTTTATCAGATAATGATGGAAAGAAACAGGAATTTTCTCGCTAGTTCGGCGTAAGACCGGGTTCGTAAAGTGTGGCCGCAGAAGGCCGTTGATTTCGACCAAGCAGCAGCAATTTTCGAAGGCCGGACGCTGTCAACCTGCGTCTCATTCAAACGTGCCGTGCATGCAAACCGTGACTGACTTGCGGCAGCTTGATTGCGGTCAAGGAAGCTTCTCGTGAACATTTGCGCAGTGCCACGGTCCATGTCCGGCGCAATGCCCTTATCCTTCTGGAAGAACATCAGGAGAAAAGGGACCACTGTTGGACCTTCTGGCTCCCACCCTGAAGGCCCTcctgggcccggtccacttgaccggcccaaGCTCGGCCCGAGGCATCCTTCTCCTCTCCCTCCGGCGATTTCGGCCGGGATGGAGAGTCCTAGGGTTGCACAAACCCTAGGGGCTCTTCTATAAGAGCGAGCCTCCCACCACCGTCAAGTACCAcgaccttctctctctcttttctcccttCAAAGTCACGGCATCACATCACTGTGCTCACTGAAAAATGGGGCTACCAGACGTCGCCGAAGTTGAGGTAATGCCCTAGAGttcttcctctttccttcttcttttttccacgACTCAACATCGCAGCCGCTGGTTGTCTAATCGGCCGAAAATTGATTGAAATAAGGAACCATTGTTTCTACCTCTATTTGTTTCCTCTTTTCGTTTTCTTCCGGCCGCCTCCGCCGCCGGTGTTCATTACCGAACCTTTGCCCTCATTTCGAGTTGCCCCCCAGCAAATGCCGAACCCTTAACCATCGGTAAGTGGGCCAAGATCCGAGGACAATAGAGCCAAAAATTTTTTGTTCGGCCTTGTTTTGGGTTGAATTCCACCGACCGGCCGCTGTCGTCGGCCGCCCTCTACCGCCCGCCACTGCCGCTTGCGGGACCATTATGATCACTACCACTAgccgcctccttcttcctctattttgcccagaagaaagaaagaagaaaagaagaagggagaagaaaagaaaaagaggaggagagagagaaccatCCATCTCTTACTCTCTTATttcatctctcttctttttgtCTCTCCCTATAAGATCTATGGAATTCAGTATTGGGTCTTATCGGCCTGATATGCAAACTTGAGTTTGTAAAGTGTGGCCGCAGAAGGCCGTTGATTTAGTATAAATAGTTTATAATATTTGCCTCGGAACAGATTTCTTCTGTCATGTCAAGGTTTTGAATCCCGTGTACTAAAGAGCCAATGAACCTATTGAATCCTGTTCGCATCATGAGTAATTCAAAGTAGGCGATGAAGGTTTTGTTCAAATTGAGAAGGGGATGATACCTCAAAAGCTAGGATGCGATTTGAGAGCCGCCCATTGCATTCTATAACGAAAACTTATCAATGATGTGTGGAACCACACGTTTTGCTTAATATTTGTAgtttttatagaaaattttGTCGAACAGAATGATGGTTGTTGGAATAATTCGATCTCTTGATCATCTTATATCCCGTTGAGATAATTCAAATATTTTGATCCCTACTGAAAATTATTCAGTATCCACATCAACCAACGAAGATCAACTGATAGCTTTGAAAGTTTTGATGATGGTGCCTACTGACAGTTTCTTAGTCAAATAAAAAGTAATGAAACAGCATCACAACAATTCACCAgacaatttcttcttctttattcattTGCAGGTGTTTGGAGATTACAGAGAAGAGGGGAGAGAATGAAGATTGAAGAAAAATACAAACTTCatagaaataaaaatttgaaaagattAACAAGTATAGCTTGTATAAATAAACAATGTTCTCATGAGGCACATGCAGAATAGAAAATCTCAAACAGATGGGATGAAAGCAGCAAACTTATTTGCCGATGTGATCAATAGAGAGACAAGCAAGTCCATTGAAAGTAAACGGACCATAACCATCCATCAAATGCTCTTTTCTGATAAACTATGTGCATGAGTGCATCGCCAATGTTAAGATGTAGTTGTGTTAAGTTCAAGCAGAAGTACACAGGCAACAACCTCAAATAAAGAATTTTTCTACATATTTAGTTCCTATCTTAGGGGGAAAAAACCTTAGTGcactttcaaaagaaaaagaaacatccTTGTTGCAGTGTgttcttcatttttttcctttcctttttttttcgagGAGATTGTTTGTAGTGTGTTCTAATAGCCATGCAATGAAGATATGTACCGAAAACTTACATATCAAACTCAAGCATTCATCGTTGATAAGATTCTAGCAGAATTTAGAGTTGTTGAGTGTATCTTAAATTTCTTGATCTGCCCCATCTTATGATTCCGTTCGGCAAAtttgaagagaaaaaggagaaacaAAAAACATTGGGCAATACTTGTGCGGTTTGCGGTGGTCACCAAGGATTTGGGTGCCGACCCGCCATCTGATTTTGATATATATCTTGTTTATTTCTTCGTTAAGAAAGTATAGGAGACAGAATGTGGGAGTGTTATTGAGAGGCAGCATTATTTTTGCACTCCATCATTTCGATCATAGTAAGAATTTCTTCTCTGTCCTTGCCCATGGATGTAGGCTTGTGGCTGAATCATGTAAATCTATGCGTATCGTGTTTTGGTTCTCTCAATCTTCTCAAATCTCTTTGTTCTTTGGTTTATCTAAATCCGTCACAACGATAGAAATGCAACAAAATCACTAGTTACTAATGACAGCAGCAGATGCTTCAACACCATACTCTCtctctatttaaaaaaaaaaacagtttttgAGAAAAGCGAAATATGGTATCAATACTCACCATTACCCTGTCATCAGCCATTTCGATTAAAGGACCTCATATAGACAACTGAGATCACAAAATCCAACCATTTTGCTCTGGCTGGAATCTCTTTCTCCCCAGAGTAATGTCTGTAATCCGTCtagaggaagaaagggggaaggagTTGTGTGCTCAAAAACCAAGGGAAGGAGTTCTGCCTACTTGTTTAGTATTCATTTACCACTCAAGCAAGCCTTTAAGAACAAGCAGAAATATGTTTGATCTAAGCAGCAGGTCTGAGAGATTAGAAACAAGGCAATCCAACGTGTAATTTTGTCCATATTATGGTAAGTCAAACTGTTTTTCCTTGGCATTTGGTCAGCGAAATTCCAAAAGTTCCATAATCTGCACAGACTAGCATCATTTATATGGTAATGACTATGATAAGGAATCAGTGGCATTATCATCTAATGAACCTTGACAGATCCGAAGATGGTAACCGTTGCTTCAAAAGAAACCCTATGCTGGATCATGAAGTTCTTCAAGCAATAAAAATTTTGACTTTCCTGactttgaattttctgtggAATACTGGTCCTGACCTGCAAAAGATCGAAAACAAAATGACGTAAATACTTCCATGTCACTTGGAGACTCCAGAGCTAAACAAAAAGTCATCAGTTCCCTCAAAAAGTTTTCAGCAGTTCCCCAGAGCTAATTTCTTAGTAAATGCACATGACAAGCGACTGCAATGCTTAAAGCTTTAATCAGTTTCCTTTTGAGCATAAAAACCCTAAATATGGCTGACTATGGTGTAAAGTTTGAGAGcaattaaagataaattcctATAGGACTTTTTCTGCAaaacatatagaaaaaaaaaaactaagaatAAGATAGAAGATTGAGAGCTATGCAAGTAACCTTCttatgatttccattgatttggtCCATTAGGCACAAGCTTAGATGCTGGTCCTCCTTTTCGCCTTTAGGAAACAAATTTAGATGCctgaaagaaaaacagaagaaagCATGTCGATGAAAAACATAAAGCATACATAGTAAAAAAGCAATAGAACAAAATAAGATCAAGTTTATTCAGTAAACAGTCAGTGAAATATAGAATTTGGGAACCACAGGCCAAAAACTACAGTGTAAACAAATCAATTACATCAACTAATCTAGtgaaacaaattaaaaaataagagAGCAGCAGGAAAGTGAGAAGCCGGCATAGTCAATCTGATAAATACGTTCAACTATTAAGATTCTCTGCCCAGGGTTACTTATGAGACAGCTCTTCAATTAGGTGATCCAATTTTCCTCTGAAAGACAGGATTGATGCATTAAAAAGATCTTTGTTTATTCTTTCTCATTAGAACATTTCCCCCCTTTTTTCTACTCTAGTATGGGTTACCACTGTAATAACTCATGACCTCACTAAAAAAGACTAGCCAGAACTTagccctgtataagtatccaagatcttttcggcgaataatcgatgtaaaactaaacacatgcccgcgcACGGGTCGTCACATACTTTCCTCAGTCAAACCTTGACGTCCTCGTCATGCCAAATGTTCAAATATAATCACAAGCACTATCTTAGAATTGAAAAATCGACGTCCAAAGCTAGCATCTATACGAACACAGACCCCGCCAGCGGATAAAAAGTTGGAATATGAAACAAAAATCTTTATCGATTACGAACACATACCCTATCATGGGTATAAAGTTACCATAGCACGAATATCTGTGAGTAATGTTTTGAACTATGATATAGCTAACTGACAAAAGAATGATTTATATTATTTACAAAATGAACTTGGAACtatgtttatgaaatatgaatagtttatgcatgcatgattggctttatgacttattttaatatattatactatgaaatactttatttataatatctgttatttttcttaaatgatgcattgataTGAAAAAACGTATGCTTGATCTAGTAAGTAGAGTAAGATTTACTTACTAAGCCATGCCATTCATAtgtctctatttttatttttcttcatgtatctctatttttatttttatttttccagaCGAATAGAGTTGATAGGAATGAAGAATGGTCTAGGCTTGGAGTTCGTGCTAGCAAGCTTGAcagttttgtagaaaaattttagtattttaaattaTCTATGAATTTGTAGTTAATGATTTTTCAAATATTGAGGATTATGAATTTGGTTTTTATGTTTGTATTTAGATGCTTTGAACTAGTATTGGTTGCATTTAATGGATAATGAAATTGAACTTTTATTATTTGAAATGAATTTGAAGTTAAATGAAATGTTTAGCTTTGTGTTATTTGGGTTGTATCCCTCGGTAGCACGACCATATCATACTCTGAATCTGGAGCATGACAAGTACAATAGTTGTATCTGACAGGACTAATGAACTAACTCGCATTCATTCTTTGCGTTGTTCTTCTTTCTCTTATTTATGCAAGAAATAAATTAATTACCATACAATTTGAATAGAGTTAAAAAGGATATACCTAGAGTACCACAAAGAATGATGAGCAAGAGAAATTTAAAATTGGTAGAAGGTGTGATGGCCTAGTCAATCCACTTGATTAGTCCGGCCTGAATGCTAAACCCATGCATGCGTCGCACACGATGAGCAGCAATAGACTCCCAGTAGGAGTATGTTTTCCCATCCGAAGCCTGCGACTCCTAATAGAAATAGGAGACCTAAGGCCACTAGGATCCTAGGTCACCTCTATAAATAGGACCCCCGCCCCTCTATGACCCTCCACCAGCGATCATCgcgcctcctcctctcttctttctcccgCTTTTTCtcactttctttctctttcttccttcagGCTCATCATTCCCTAGCATTGTTCTCATTGAAAATCAAGGCCGCAGAATGCCGCCAAAAATAAGGTTTAGCAGATTCGCCTAGTGAAATTTGAAGGTCTAAGGTGAAAAAGGTAAATAAGACCTTATATTCCTTATTAATTTTTGAACTTATAAATAACCCCAGTACTCCTTAttagtttttaaatttttacttattttttgatattatgacaatatgaaaataataataaatgttgatgatatcatgttttcttaaaattaagaaTCGAGCATATGATATTATAAAACTCATGATGTATCATGAAAGAATGGTTCgatgaatattttaatattaaggtttgtttataaaatatattgatgaaatttatatttttgttatgaaaGGAATACTTGCATAATTGTTTCATTATTGTTGATTTATTTATGGATTatgaccctatatatatatatgatttaagaaaatatttttttagaatgtATAActtaagaaaatatgatttaagAAATATGGCAAAACAttctcagatagctatgtatgAGTATGACCCCTAAAAGTGGGATAGATCGACATTCGGAGCTAATTTCATATGATCTTGCTAGTATGTAATAGTAGTTAGCATACAACTCTACTAGCAAGTAATAGTATTTAGCATACAATCCTACAAGCACGTAATAATAGTTGGCATACGACTCTGTCAGTGGATAATAGTACTAGGTATACGGCCCTACTAGCGGATAATAGTAGTTAGCATATGACTTTGCCAGCAGATAATATTAGTTGGTATTTTGACGATTACCACTCTATCATAGGTATAATAGTGACCTTAACATTTAGTCTGAgagaattattaaaaatataatgtgCCAAAATAATAGAGGATTTATGACTTTATAAAGTTGCCAtagtttatgattttatttatggATTGGAAGCTATATTTATGTAATTTGCATGATTTATGTACATGCAAGAGCATGATTGATTTATggttatacttttattatgaaatatctattttttttaatggtagTTATCTTTTCTATATGATTTAGTATGAATTTATGCTTGACTAGTAAAATAGTGTAAGGTTTACTTATTGTAGCTCaaatctctatttatttttctcttttcagaCGAATAGGATCATTAGGAATGAATGATGGTTTAGGCTTGGAGTTTGTGATAGCAAGTATAGTGATTATGTAGAAAAAATCTAGTATTTTATATGACTATAAATTAATAGTTAacgatttttcaaattttaaggtTATGAATTTTGGAATTTAAATTTGGATTTAGTCGCTCCGAACccatacttatttatttatttaatagatGATAAAATTAGACCCTTTTATCATATTTTGTTCAGGATAGATGTGGAAGTTAAATATAATAGTTGGCTACATGTCATCATGGGCTATACTCTTCGGTAGCATGGTTATGTTATGCCCCGAATTTGAAGCGTGATAGAAACTCACTATGATTGGTTAAAGACTTAAAGGTCTGTTTAATAACCTTGCAAGGATTAGCGCTTGCAATGCGTGCCTTCTACCTCAGCCTTATTCTCTCACTTACCTAAAGctacaaatgggtcgggttaacTCATGACCGGACCCCGCttagacccaacccgacccatcTTGGAGGACCGTGGGGCCGGGgcaggtcctaaaattggacctatTTCATTtttcgggtcgggtctgggttttcTAAATTCAGATCCGGCCTGatccatttgaaatttggataattttaggTTTTCAATCCTACAACTCGCTCTGATCCGATCCAACTCAAATCTGCAAAATTATTTAGGCCTGCAGGGCGCAAGGGTGCAAACCAAACAAGTCAGATGGAAGCCTAGAACTGGGTGCTTAATGCTTGAACCAAAGCTCCGGTCCAGACCCGCTCCTTTTGCCCCAAAAATCATCCAACGAATGTGCCGTGGGAGGTTACAATATTCCGCAAGGAACAACATTGCGCGTAGTACATCCATGGAGATGCCAAGACGTGGGAGGAGGAGGTGCCCACGGGAAGGGCTTACAATAAGAAAGGTTGGACTAGCACTTGGGACATTGATCCAATGCTTTGAGTGGAAGAGAGttggcaaagaagaggtggacaTGGATGAAGACTCCGAATTGACCTTGCCCAAGGTCGTGACGTTGGGGGCCATGTACTCTCCACGCCAGGCTATGATCAACGTTCTCGCAGGACTTTAATCACTAGGATATCATTTAtctattttgatttctaaatcttTAGGAAATAAAGCTAGATTTTTGTAAATTGTACATCAAGCCGCATGTCCTTTGCTTATGGTGGGAAaaattagatattcagtatataAAAAGAAGCACAGATCTAGATCCGACCCGGACCCAAATTTTTTGTTGGGTTCGGTTACATATGGATCTGACCTAAATGACCCGTTGGGTCAAAGTTTATAACGGTGGACCTAATCCAACCCAACTCAATATTctattgggttgggtctggatccaaaattagaatTCGAACAAAAAACTGAATTGGATCGGAGTCACTTATGActcgacccaacccatttgcacccttacCCTGCCTAGCGGATGCCGTGGCAGCTATAGCAGGGATGGGCTACATGGATCATAAAATTATGCTTTTGGCTAGATTTTTGAACTACACTGTCcatatttaccaaaaaaaagaaaagtacgCTGTTCATGGCTTTTGGCTCACGCATGACACATCTGGCGTTATTAACCCTGCACCGGAGACGTCCCAAATTTTTCCCTGTCGGCCCGCCCGCCTGACCCGTTTGGATTTCGGATTTCGGTTGCTTTTCGGTCCGGAGGGGAAAAATTCCAAAGCAAAACCCAAATCCTTTCCTTTCAAACTTTCAAACGCTCAATCGAATCAAAACCTTCCCCCCAAAAATCCCACACAAACCAAACTGGAAAAATCCTCCATGGCGAAACCCCAAACCTTCGATGAATCCCGCTTCCAAATTTCCCTtcgaaatccaaagccaatggCGCCCTCCTAGCCCTCCCTCTAAATCCCCAACCCCTCTTCCCTTCTCCTCGAAGCCActcccatctctctccctctgctcctctctccctctcctcttcctctaacTTTAACCCTAACACTAGAGGAGCAGCGGAGGTACCAGGACGGTGGCCATGGAGGACAAGGAGAACAGCGTCCGCCTCACCCGCGCGGCGGCGGCGAGGAAGAGAGGCGCCTCTGCAGCAGCTCCCGCCTCCCAGTCTCTCCCACACGGCCAGCCCCCGGCCAAGAGGAGGAAGCGCAAGGCCCTGGGCGAGCTCAAAAACATCTCCAACGCCGCCTCTGGTCTCGAAACCCCTCCTCCTTCCAAGCCCAGAACCAGGTCTCGGGCCAAGAAGCAGGCAGAGGCTCGAAAGGTTCCTCTTTTGGATGCCTCCGCTTCCGAAGAGGTCCGTTTCGAGGCCGAGGACCCGCAAATGTGCGCCTTTTATGCTCCGGATATCTACCAGTACCTCCGCTCCATGGAGGTAAAGGATTTGGATTGCAGATTCTTGAGATTCTGGTTGTTTTCATTTGGTTTGAGCAGGGGTTTTTACTTGTTTTATTTTAGGTGGAGTCGAAGAGGAGGCCGCTGGTTAATTTCATTGAAACGGTCCAGAAGGATGTAACTGCCAACATGAGAGGGATTCTGGTGGATTGGTTGGTCGAGGTGGCGGAGGAGTACAAGCTTTTCTCGGACACTCTTTATCTCACAGTATCATACATTGATCGATTTCTCTCGTACAATGCTCTGAGTAGGCAGAAATTACAGCTTCTTGGTGTTTCTTGCATGCTTATTGCCTCGTAAGCGTTGGTTTTCTTCGTCCTAATTTTGTCTCCAATCGATTCTTTTCTGCTGTTTGAATGATTCATTGATGTGGGTTTTCTTTTTGGATGCAGGAAATATGAAGAGATCAGTCCTCCCCATGTGGAAGATTTTTGTTACATTACCGATAACACTTACACCAAACAAGAAGTAATTTTTCCTCTCTATTGGCTttcccttattttgcttttgttGCTAATGTTGAGATCTTGCGAGTGACTTTGCTCAATCTGTATCTGGGTGTAGGTGGTGAAGATGGAGAGTGACATACTGAAATTTCTCAACTTTGAGATGGGCAATCCCACCATAAAAACCTTTCTTAGGTATGTTCTTAAGCTACAAATCTTACCTTTTGTTTTCAGTATAACTCTTGAAAAGTCTTGTTTTATAATGGCAATGAGCACATGCATATTAAAAAACATGATTTTGGATCCATTGTCTTGTCCTGAAGTTTTATCTGGACTTTGGATTTAAGAATGGTATAGAATGGCTTTTTTGTGGCATCTCATATTGAGCTAATTTGAGTTATAATTTCATTCTCTGCAGGAGATTCACAAAGGCTGGGCAAGGAGATGGCAATGTAAGCTAGTCCAATGTCTATTCAAACACTAATTTAGAACATTTAATCATGTGCTATCATTTTCTTCTAGATTGGATACTGATGAATGATTCTGGAACATTTTCCAGTATCCAAATCTCCAACTGGAGTTCTTGAGCAATTACCTCGCTGAGTTAAGTTTGGTCGACTATGGCTGTGTTCGGTTCTTGCCATCAGTTATTGCTGCTTCTGCTGTCTTTATTGCAAGATTCACCATTGATCCAAAGGCTCATCCTTGGGTAAGTGTATCACTCAATTATTGTATTGTTCACTTAAGTGAGTTAGTTATATTTGGTGTTGATTATTGGTCTTCTATTTTTCCAGAGCCTATCACTGCAACAACAGACAGGTTATAAACCTGCCGAGCTCAAAGATTGTGTCTGTGCAATTCATGATTTGCAGTTGAACAGGAAATGGTCCTCTTTGACAGCAATAAGGGAGAAATACAAGCAGCACAGGGTAAGGTTTTACACTTCCATGTGGCTTATTTTCCCTGTCTATTTCTTCTTGTAGTCTTGCAATGCATTTTAATTTTGCTGAATCCTATTTGCTTTTCTGGAGCAGTTCAAATGTGCATCGATGTTGCTTTCTCCCTCAGAAATACCTGCATCATATCTTGAAGACCTGAAAGAATAGTTTTTGCAATTATTTTGGTGGCAACTCATGCAAAATGGCAGTTGATGGCATTTAGCTGGCTCTTCTCAGATAGGAtttggaaaaaggaaagaaaaaaccaCCATGTATAATACCTCTGTCATATGAGATCGCTGACTTTTTTTGCCTGCGTTGGGAGGAAGAATGGATAAGACTTGTTGCTGAAGTGGCATTAAAATCTGTTTTGGTTGGATGAGGGGATCCAGTGTTTGCTGACAGATTAGACGAGTTGCTAGAATATCTTAGTCTTTTATTGTTGTTCTGATATACAGTTCTCTATAGCCAATGGGAAAAGCAGACTATGTATGTTAATTGTACATGTAGAGGTTTTGGGAAGTAAAGACAATTCACATATACTCTGGATAATTCCTGGTACAGATTGTGGACCTAATTTAGGTGCGGAGTGATTCCTAGCTGCAAGCTTACAATCATTTAGATAACTTATTACAAATACAGGAACAAGATCTAGAAGTCTAACCATACAGTTCTAGATCATGTTATTAGAACTACATCAAAAAAAGATCATGTTAAGAGAAGACCTCCAGTTCGTCTCATTTAAAATTGTTTTGTTTTCAAAGGGTTGCGAGAAGGGCATTCTTACTGAAAGAGTGCTAATCTGCAGACAAGTATGATATGGAACTTGTGTGTGAGGATGTTCTTTTGCATTCTCAAGATTTGCAGATTGGTTTGAGGGTGCCAACTGGCTTAGTTGGTAAAGTCATTGAATGTTGGATCATTGGATGCTGGTGGCTTATGTTTAAATTCTGCCCTCAACTTCATTTCAgcttggcttccttcctagTTCTTTTACAAAAGAAGGATTAGTAACTTGGTTCTTGGATAATGACTGAAAATTGATGCCTTGTTTACAGCTAGATTATTGTTTATCTGCATTGCTGAAGGCAAGCATGCATATGGTAATGTAGGTTCAGTTAGGGGAAAAGAAAGTTGCAGTGTATCTCTCCTATCCTTTGGAGAAGTTAATATTAAGACATAGTAATGCTAGGGGCTCTCTAATGTGCATTCTTGCTGTGGTATGATGGGATTGGAGTAACTTGTGGGATTTGTTGCTATACATGGGAGTAGATTCATAATGGAATTGGTAAATCATCATTTGTTGGCTTGAGCTTTTCTTGTGCGTATAGCCGGCACCCGAAGCATATATCATTAAGATCTTCAAAAAATTTGATATGGTAATTACTAGTTTAATATTTTGGAAATTGATAGGGGAAGTACATTATCTCTAGTGAAAATTAAAGATTCataagataaatatattttctcaAACTACAGGATTAGTTTAAAATTGTTTGCTACTCCTGAGTCAAAAGATGTAACCTCTCCTTGTAGGAGCTATTTTGTTGGAGATTGCATTCGCAGGGGTATGTGATCCATTGTTTGCTTTTATTACGTACTGTCAGGATTCAATGCTTTTCCTCATTCCTTCAATCTTGCACCTCTGTTGTAGAAACAAGCTCCATTATAAGACTTTAGTTTTACCCTATACGTTAAGGCGGGCCTGATGGCATTGACAATACTTGTGGTGGAACTCTTGATGCAACATTCCACCCCCTGCAAATTTTTCATATGAGTGCGCTCTAAACCTCATAGGATATCCAACTAATATCTCAAGGCTTGTTACCTTGTTGCTTTCAAGTAGGGCAATCATTTATCGATCATATATTTTTACACATAAAACTAAATAGAGGACCGAGAGGAGATCTTAACTTACGCATCTAAATGACGTGGGTGATCAAGGAGACAAAATTaaagttaaaaaattaaaaaatgttTACTCATCTTTAGTTttctttgtttccttagttatgaATTACAGACCTTCATCATCACCTGAATAAAGCTTTGACTAGCTCATAACTCATTGtatcattatcatcatcatcgtcgtcgtcatcatcattattattattatta
It contains:
- the LOC103705257 gene encoding cyclin-A3-1-like, which gives rise to MEDKENSVRLTRAAAARKRGASAAAPASQSLPHGQPPAKRRKRKALGELKNISNAASGLETPPPSKPRTRSRAKKQAEARKVPLLDASASEEVRFEAEDPQMCAFYAPDIYQYLRSMEVESKRRPLVNFIETVQKDVTANMRGILVDWLVEVAEEYKLFSDTLYLTVSYIDRFLSYNALSRQKLQLLGVSCMLIASKYEEISPPHVEDFCYITDNTYTKQEVVKMESDILKFLNFEMGNPTIKTFLRRFTKAGQGDGNYPNLQLEFLSNYLAELSLVDYGCVRFLPSVIAASAVFIARFTIDPKAHPWSLSLQQQTGYKPAELKDCVCAIHDLQLNRKWSSLTAIREKYKQHRFKCASMLLSPSEIPASYLEDLKE